The genomic segment CCGTCCTCCCCCTGCGCGCCCGTATCTCCGTACGCGCCGGCCTGGGCAACCTCGCCACCGGTCTGCGCCCACCCGCCACCGGCCACGACAACCCGCACTACTTCGACGACGCGGCCTGCGTACGCGCCTGCGTCCTGGCCGTGGCCCACCCGGGCGACCCCCGACGCGCCGCCGACCTCGCCGAGTTCGACGCCCGCTACACCCAGGACGGCGACGGCGTGCACGGCGCCCGCGCGATGGCCGCCGCGCTCGCGCTGGCGCTCGTCGGCGCGGACGTGGACGACTGCACCGCGGCGGCCCTGGCCGAACTCCCCGCCGAGACGGAGATCGGCCGCAACGCCCGCCACGCCCTGGACCTCGCCCACCGCCACAGAAAAGAAGGAACCTTCGCTCTGGTCCCGCTCCTGGAGCACCAGATCGTCGACCACGTCTACAGCTACGGCATCGCCGCCGCCGAGACCGTCCCCGTGGCACTCGCCCTGGCCACCGCCGCCGAGGGGCGGATCGCCGAGGCCGTCCCCGCCGCCGCCTGCCTCTCCCGCGTCGCCGACTCCGCTCCGGCCCTCGCCGGCGCCCTGACCGGCGCGCTCAGCGGCGGCGCCGCCCTCCCCGACGCCTGGCGCGACGCCTGCCGCACTCTCTCCGGCTGCGCACTCCCCCGCCTCACCGGCACCGATCTCGTACACCTCGCCGAACTTCTCGCAGCCACGGAACTCGCCACCCCAGGTGGATGATTCGGGTATGACGCCCCCAAGGGAAGCAAACCGGCACACAACACCCCAAGCCGAAGCAAGCGCTGAACGTACCGAAAGCGCTGAGCGGCCCAGCAGTGCCGAAAGTGCCGAAGCAAGCACTGAAGCAAGTATTGAGGCAAGCGCAGAGCCGAGCGCAGGGCCAAGCCTCGAAGAGCGCATCACCGGCGCCCTGGTCGGCGCCGCCGTCGGCGACGCCCTCGGCGGCCCGGTCGAGGGCTACACCCCGGAGCAGATCCTCGAACGCCACGGCGGCCGTGTCCACGGCATCGTCGGCCCCTGGAACGGCGACGGCTGGCGCACCGCCCGCCCCATCGCCCCATACCACAAGGGCGACGGCCACGTCACCGACGACACCTTGATGACCCACGCGCTTGTACGGGTGTACGACCGCGTACGCGACCACCTGGACGCGTACGCCGTCGCCGAGCACCTGGTGCCGGACATGATGACGACCCCGCGCTGGATCCCCGAACTGGAGGCGGAGGCCCTCCCCCTCCAACGGGTCTTCCTCGCCGAGAAGTGGCTCGTCGCCCGCATCCACTACGGCCACATCGACCCCCGCGAGGCCGGCACCGGCAACATCGTCAACTGCGGCGCCGCGATGTACATGGCCCCCGTCGGCCTGGTCAACGCCGCCAACCCGCTCGGCGCGTACGCCGAGGCCCTCGACATCGCGGGGGCCCACCAGTCGTCGTACGGCAGGGAGGCGGCGGGCGTGTTCGCGGCGGCGGTCGCGGCGGCGTGCACGCCGGGCGCGAGCCCCGAGTCGGTGATCGAGACCTGCCTCGCCGTGGCGAAGGACGGTACCCGCGCGGCGATCGAGTCCGTGGGCGAAGTGGCCCGCCGGTACACGGACTTCGAGTCGGCGCTACGGCCGCTCCGCGAGGCGGTGACCCCGTTCGACACGGTCGGCCCCGACTACCGCGCCCCCTCTCTCGGCGCCCGCCGCCCCTCCCGCCTCCACGCGATCGAGGAACTCCCCATCGCCCTGGGCATGTTGCTCGTGGCCCGCGGCGACTTCCGGCACGCCGTCCTGGGTTCGGTGAACTACGGCCGCGACTGCGACTCGATCGCCACGATGTCGGGCGCCCTCGCGGGCGCACTGGGCTCGGAGGTCCCGTCCGACTGGGCCAAGACAGTGGCG from the Streptomyces sp. NBC_00310 genome contains:
- a CDS encoding ADP-ribosylglycohydrolase family protein — protein: MVKPLGAAPASAAKPIARRPAVADGEVPPQGPPAPDDESRTGGAGGAGGNEPAEGEAEAGPAHPPHPHPPHPRRIEGLLLGLAAGDAAGWPAARHRAARMPEWTRRLTRELDTFAEQNATTTLPVPIALNQPPEPLRLGPSDDAEWAAFAAEALLRAGDAAALGDLSLERRTRASIDLSWNAVASEIAAAAERAPEVESAVLPLRARISVRAGLGNLATGLRPPATGHDNPHYFDDAACVRACVLAVAHPGDPRRAADLAEFDARYTQDGDGVHGARAMAAALALALVGADVDDCTAAALAELPAETEIGRNARHALDLAHRHRKEGTFALVPLLEHQIVDHVYSYGIAAAETVPVALALATAAEGRIAEAVPAAACLSRVADSAPALAGALTGALSGGAALPDAWRDACRTLSGCALPRLTGTDLVHLAELLAATELATPGG
- a CDS encoding ADP-ribosylglycohydrolase family protein, which encodes MEASAEPSAGPSLEERITGALVGAAVGDALGGPVEGYTPEQILERHGGRVHGIVGPWNGDGWRTARPIAPYHKGDGHVTDDTLMTHALVRVYDRVRDHLDAYAVAEHLVPDMMTTPRWIPELEAEALPLQRVFLAEKWLVARIHYGHIDPREAGTGNIVNCGAAMYMAPVGLVNAANPLGAYAEALDIAGAHQSSYGREAAGVFAAAVAAACTPGASPESVIETCLAVAKDGTRAAIESVGEVARRYTDFESALRPLREAVTPFDTVGPDYRAPSLGARRPSRLHAIEELPIALGMLLVARGDFRHAVLGSVNYGRDCDSIATMSGALAGALGSEVPSDWAKTVAEASRLDLHAPARTLTEVTLRIHTRDVHRRRAHESAFTTLAPVR